The Saccharothrix violaceirubra genome segment GGTCGGGCTGCGCACGCCGCTGTGGCCGCCCGTCCGGTGCCGTCGTGGAGTACGTCGCGACCGGCGACGGGTACGAGGAGATCAGGTGACCGACTACGTCCGGGACGGCGCGGAGATCTACCGCCGTTCGTTCGCCACCATCCGCGCCGAGGCGGACCTGTCCGGGCTGCCGGACGACGTCGCCCGGGTCGCGGTGCGCATGATCCACGCGTGCGGGATGGTCGACCTCGTCGCCGACCTGGCCTACTCCCCCGACGTCGTCGCCACGGCGCGCGCCGCCCTGCTCGCCGGCGCCCCGATCCTGTGCGACGCCAAGATGGTCGCCGCGGGCGTGACGCGTCGGCGGCTCCCGAACGACAACGAGGTGCTGTGCGCGCTGGACGACCCGCGCGTGCCGGACCTGGCCCGGGAACTGGGCAACACCCGCAGCGTGGCCGCGCTCGACCTGCTCGCCGACCGCTTCGCGGGCGCCGTGGTCGCGATCGGCAACGCCCCGACCGCGTTGTTCCACCTGCTGGACCTGATCCGGGCCGGCGCCCCGAAACCCGCCGCCGTACTGGGCGTGCCGGTCGGCTTCATCGGCGCGGCCGA includes the following:
- a CDS encoding precorrin-8X methylmutase, which encodes MTDYVRDGAEIYRRSFATIRAEADLSGLPDDVARVAVRMIHACGMVDLVADLAYSPDVVATARAALLAGAPILCDAKMVAAGVTRRRLPNDNEVLCALDDPRVPDLARELGNTRSVAALDLLADRFAGAVVAIGNAPTALFHLLDLIRAGAPKPAAVLGVPVGFIGAAESKEALADNDLGLEYLVVRGRRGGSAMTAAALNAIASEEE